ACGAGCTTTGAATATGATGAGCTTCTGGGAGAAGGCTAAATTCGTGTATAGCATAATTGCATCGTTTTTTAACGATGATGAAACAATTGAAGATATTGAAAGCATAAAAGAGGGCGATACTCTGGCTGAAGTAATGAATTATTTCCAGGAGATGTCTCCTCGCGCCTATGAAGTCCTGGTAAAAGAAAGAGATGCATATATGGCTCGGAAGCTCCTGGATATAGACGGTAACGTGGTCGCAGTTGTTGGTGCCGGCCATAAAGATGGGATCTATCAAAACCTTGAACATCCTGAAGATTTACCTTCGCTTCAACAGCTTACGGAATTGGGAAAAAAAAGAATAAACATTACTAAGATAGTCTTATTTGCCATTCCAGCCATATTTATTTTAATATTTGCCGCAGCACTTTTAAAAGGTGTGGATATCCAGGGAGGGCTGATATGGTTTGTTCTCCTTACTGGTAGCATGGCATTTTTAGGGTCACTATTAGCAGGGTCCAAGTTACCCTCAGCCATAGTTGCCTTTATCGTGGCCCCCATCACTTCCATACATCCTCTTCTGGCTGCGGGATGGTTTGCAGGTATAGTGGAAGCAAAATTAAGAGGAGTTTCAATGGAAGATCTTACAGCACTATCGGATATTGAAAGCTTTAAGGAATTATGGAATAACAATCTTTTCCGAATTCTCCTAGTAGCAGCAGGCGCCAATATAGGAACCATGATCGGATTCTTTTTATCAATTACTAACGTTTTCCTACCTCTACTAAACAAATTAATAGGCACGTGAAAAAAATGGAAAAAGATAATTCCATATATTTATTCGATGATGATAATGGGCTGATATAAATGTACTTAATATTCAGATGTGACTGTGGACGGGCAATTTATGCTAAAGAAGGAGTGAAACGTAAAAAATGTGTTTGTGGGAAGAATTTAAAGGTTGTAGAAAGAAGGATAATAGCCAAAACTGAAGACCACTTAACAGCGGCCCAAAAAGTGCAAGAACTGCAAGAAGAAAAATATGGTGGAGTCTTCTTTACCACAGCTGATCAAATATGATCAATATCAAGAATTAATCATCTGTTTCAAACTTTGAGAAGTTAAATCATCAAATGAACGGTAATTAATTATAATTTACTTTTTTAAATTCCAAATTCTGTGCCAACAGATAGCCTTACTAGACTATAGAATTAAAAGATACAATAGTTCAATTAAAAGATGATATAATAATAATATGAACCAATGCAAACCGATAATATAAACATCAGGTTTAATTATGAATGATGGAAATTTCTCAAAACTCACCAGTGAGGGTGAGAGAAAAAATATAGAATTCAAAGAAAACCTTAATTCTGAAACACATCTTTTAACTGAACGTAAACAGCAATTAGCATCCCAAATGAAATACCGTCTAGAAAAAGGGAATGGTGAAGCCATTTATTTTTTGGGAGTTGATGATGATGGTCATCTCTTGGGACTGGAAAAAAGAAAGATGGATGAAACTATACATGTTTTAAGTGAACTTGCCAGTGAAATCAGCGCAAAAATCATTGACATTACAACCGAACAAGCCCCGAAGGGAGAAGTAGCAAAGGTAGTCATTAACCGTTTGCAAAATAACAAAACAGATCACCTCCTCATAGGAGTTGCAGGCCATGTTGACCATGGAAAAAGCACCTTGGTGGGAACATTAACCACTGGATCCCTTGACACTGGAACTGGAAGTTCCAGAATATTTCTGGACATTCAAAAACATGAAATTGAGCGGGGATTGTCAGCTGACCTTTCCTTTGCAGTGTATGGATTCAGCAAAGGAAAAACAAAAAGGATTAAAAATCCTCTTAATAAACGTGAAAAAGCTGTTTTAGTTGAAAAATGTGATAAACTTGTTTCTTTCGTTGACACAGTTGGTCATGAACCTTGGCTCCGCACCACCATCCGAGGCATAGTCGGACAGAAGTTGAGTCATGGATTATTAGTTGTAGCAGCCGAACAGGGCCCAACACACATTACTCGAGAACACTTAGGCATCATATTGGCCATGGAATTGCCGGTGATAGTGGTGATAACCAAAATTGACATGGTCAGCCCAGAAAGAATTGAAACTGTCCGACAAGAAGTCTTTGACTTGTTGAAATTAGTGGGCAGAATACCTTACTTAATTAAAAACATTGAAGATGCAGATTTTTTAACAGAACACATGAATCATCATTTGGTACCTGTTATAAAAGCTTCTCCTGTTAGTGGTGAAGGGTTGGAACTCCTTGACCAGATTTTTTCCCGTATTAAAATTCCATCTCATGTGGAAGACTCGAAAAAACCATTTTTGATGTATATTGACAAAATATACTCAGTTATTGGTGTGGGAACAGTAGTGAGCGGAACTATAAGACAAGGTACTGTGAAAAAAGGTGAAAAACTAATTTTAGGCCCTTTAAATTCTGGTAATTTCGTTCCAGTGAATGTTAAGACCATAGAGATGCATCATTACCGAAAAGAAAGTGCAAATGTGGGAGATGTGGTTGGAATTTCCATTACTGGTGTTGAAATGAATGAAATCAAAAGAGGCATGATTATATGTCACCATGACTATAATCCACGTGCAGTCAGAGAATTTGATGCTGATGTAGCTATACTTGTACACCCAACCACCATTAAGAAAGGTTATGAATGTATAACTCACATAGAAACTATAGCAGAAACTACTTGCTTTAAGCCGATTGAACAAGAATATTTATCAGCAGGAGACACTGGTACAATTAGAATGAGATTCAAATATCATCCCTTCGCAATTAAAGAAGGGCAAAAACTGATATTTCGAGAAGGCAAAAGTAAAGGTTTTGGCACTGTAACCCGTTTAGCAAGCGAATCATGACTTAGCTCTATAAATTATCTAATTTAGTATTTTTTTTTAATAATATCACTGATTTCACAAGCTTTACATATGACAGCAGAGGATGGTTCGCCACATATTTGACATTCATAAAGTTTAACCTCTCCTTTATCTACTTGTATGCTTTTTTTAAAAAAATCCAGCATTTTCATCTTAGTGCCTGGCTTGTTTTCTTCTAAATTGTTTAAATAGTTTTTTAGTCGTGAACGCAATGATTTATGAGCATATGGACATTCAGCTAGATGAACATCAACCTTTTGTAGAATTGCCCACTTACCAACCTCTTTTTCAGGTATAATCCAGAGTGGTTTTATTCTTGGCACCATTTTAGGATGAATACGATCTTGTTTGGGCCCAAATTTGGAAAACCGTCTCACATCTGCCCGGGCAAAGCTCATAAGGAAAGATTGAACTTCATCATCTAAGTTGTGTCCAGTTGCCAATTTATCAGAACCTAATTGATATGCGGTGCGGTTTAATAGATATCTTCTGAAAACACCACAGGGAATACAAGCCGTCTTATAAAACTTCGAAGCTCGATCAATGGTGAGTCCCAACTCATCTTCCAGTGATAATTCATAATAATCTACACCAAGTTGAGATGCATTTTTTCTAGCTGATTTAATACCATTTTCACGGTATCCTTTAATTCCCTCATCAATTGTAATAGCCAGAAGCTCAAAATTAATATCAGATTCCCTACAAAGCTTATTAAGAATATGTAACACTAATACACTGTCTTTTCCTCCAGAAAGAGCTACAGCAACTTTATCCCCGTCATTGATAAGTTCATAGTCATTTATAGTATTTTTCACCCGTTTTTCAAGTTCCAAGCAGAAGTTGTTGGATTCCAGAGGTTTCATAAAAATTATATGAACAGTTGAACATAAATAAGGATATGATATCAGCAGAACTGACCATCATCCCCATCGGAACTTCTGAAACAAGTTTAAGCAAATATGTTGCTGTTGCTGTTGCTGCTCTGGATAAAACAGGAATTAAATATAAATTAAGTGGCATGGGAACCCTATTGGAAACTGAAAATCTTGATGAGCTCTTTGAAGCTCTTAAAGTTGCTCATGAAGCAGTTTTTAGAGATGGTGTTAATCGGGTGGTGACCAGTGTCAAAATAGATGATCGTAGGGATCGTGAAAAGACCATGGATGATAAGGTTCTATCAGTTGAAAAAAAACTGAAATGAAACTTAATTTTTAAAAAATCTTATCTGAAGCTGCTTCTAATGAAATCGCTATCTTTTCGAGTTCTTCTATGGAAAGATCAGGATGAACAGGAAGGGAAAGAACTTCAGAAGTGGCTTTTTCTGTTTCAGGACAAACATCATCATAGCCCATGTCTTGATAGAGTTTTTGCCCGTATATTGGAATGGGGTAATGAATACCAGTTCCAATTCCTTCTTGGTTTAAATATTCCATCAAATCATGCCTTTTTCCTTCTTTAATACGCACAGTGTACTGGTGAAATACATGCTTGACTTCTGGAGAAACATAAGGCGGTTGAATGCCAGACATATCCTTTATGTGCTCAGTAAGATATTCTGCATTTTCTATTCTTTTTTTATTAAATCCATCTAGCTTTTTTAGTTGAACTAATCCAATAGTTGCCGATATATCAGTCATGCGAAAGTTATATCCCAGAACTACATGTTGATACCTATCTTTTTCCCCATGAGCTCTTAAAACCCGGGCCATATCAGCCATATTAGAATCATTAGTGGTTATAATTCCACCTTCACTGGTGGTCATGTTTTTGGTTGGATAAAAACTAAAACAAGCCATGTCCCCCATGGATCCTACCATTTGATCTTTAATCATTGCCCCATGGGCTTGGGCTGCATCTTCAATCACCACAAGATCGTTTTCTAGGGCTATCTGATTTATCAAGTCCATTTGTGCTGGTTGACCATATAGATGTACAGGTATTATTGCTTTGGTTTTTTTTGAAATAGCTCCTTCAATTTGTTCCGGGTCTAAGTTAAAAGTTTCGGGGTTTATATCAACAAAAACTGGTTTAGCACCAACATAGAGTGCACAGTTACCAGTGGCTGCGAAACTGAAGGGAGTGGTTATAACTTCATCATCTGGTTTAACCCCTGCAGCAAGAAGTGAAAGGTGTAAGGCCGTGGTTCCTGAACTTACAGCAACAGCGTGTTCAACACCAACATAACTTGCAAAAGCTTCTTCAAATTCAGCCACTTTCGGGCCTTGCGCTATAAATCCTGATTTTAATACTTTTTCCACTTCTTTAATTTCTTCTTCACCAATAAGGGGTTTTGCAACCGGTATCATCATATCACCTTGAAATTTTGACTGATAACTATATGAAAATTATATCATAATTTAGTATCATTATTTTTTCAAACACCATTAGATATACAATTTTTAAATTCCACATTAATTCATCCACTTTTCGTTTGTTGATCAAACATAAAAAACATACCTTCATCATGGAAAATAAATTAAAAAGAAAGAATTGAAAAAGAATTAAATTTTTATTTATGGAATATTCTAATTAAATCGTCTTTTCGATTCCAAAACAGGATTACGATTGTTAATAAAGCCATGACAACCATGAATGGTATTCCTGCAAAAGGATCAGTTGGTTGGGATGTGACCAAGGATGGCACATTTGGTAATCCTGAATCTGCCGAGTTAAATATTAGTGCCACATAAAGGTTGTTTCCAATATGTATACCCATTGCTGTTTCAATGCCATTATCTCCCAGAGCTATGATACCCAACATAAAGCCAATAATGAACGTAGATATCACGATGGCCAATGCCACATTTCCAGTTCCATTCCAATAATGCATCAAGCTGAAGATTATCGAAGTAACTAAAAGAGGAATCCATGGTTTTTTTGTTAGCAAACTAAATCCTTGCATTAAGTACCCTCTAAATACAAGTTCTTCTAAGGATGCTTGAATAGGGAATACTAAAAGACATAAAACCAGTAAAAATCCATAATTTTTGGGATCAAAGGTAAACTGATAGCTATTAGGACTAAAGACTAATTCTGGTAAACTAAATAAAAATAGGATTAATAACCATAAACCCATTCCCTTAAATAACATTTTCCAACGAAAGCCAGAAACTGCGTTTATGATTGATAAAAACCTTTTTTTATGCAAAAATCTGACACAAACATAAAAAATAAAGGCAGAAATAAGGTAAAGAACACCTGTAATCGTTATCAAAAAGAAAGGATTATATGCGATGTCCGAAACACTTGAAAGAAAGTTTGCATTCGTTTTTATGGGCGATAAAGTTATGTATAGTACAATAAACATTATAAAGAGAACTAAAGTGACAATAAAACTTACACCGGCCGATAAACCAATGGTGATAACATATCTCCACCAGTTATTCTTACCTGTTTTCGCATTATCCAAAAAAGTTATTTCTGACATGATTTTTACTCCATTGATACCAATCCAAAATAATATAAGATTTAAATCATTAACATCAAGATTCTAATCTCTTTAGTAATAATATAGTATAATAATACATTATTCATTATATAAATGGAACGCCTAATTGCTAATTGATTAATGAAAATTAATTCTATTAATGTACAAATTAGTCTAAAAAAGAGATAATGAATAGAAGTGTATGAAAAGAGATTACTTGTTTAATATGAATAGAGGTTTATTAAATGGACTACTTGTTTATTGATGAGGGCCGAGTACGGATTAAAATTCCCCAATATGAAAAAATTTCATCAAAAGCTCCTGTTTTTTATAATCCTGCCATGGAACTTAACCGAGACTTATCAGTGGCTGCTTTATCAGTGTACCGTCAAAGTTGTGAGCAGGATATTGCCATCTGTGATGCCTTCGCAGGTAGTGGCATACGAGGCATAAGATACTCTAAAGAGATAAATGGAGTATCAATGGCCGTTGTGAATGATTTAAACCCAATAGCAGTTGAACTTGCCCATGAAAACATTGCCAACAACGGATTGACCAATGTGAATGTTTGTAGGAAAGAGGCCAACTTACTTCTGCGTACTTGTAGAGGTAAATTCGATGTGGTGGATATTGATCCTTTTGGAACTCCCGCACCATATGTAGAATCAGCTGCTTCCAGTTTGAAGGCAGGAGGACTAATTTGTATTACCGCCACCGATACTTCAGCTCTTTGTGGAACCTATAAAAAACCTTGCATCAGGAAGTATGGTTCAAAACCACTACGAAATGAGTACTGTCATGAAACCGGTATTAGGATCTTGGCAGGATTCCTTTGCCGCACATTTTCCAAGTATAAAAAGTTTTTAAAGTTCAAATTCTCCCATAGCACCGAACATTACATGCGCCTCTATGCCATTGTAGGAAAAGGAGCTGAAAATACTGATAAATCATTAGAAAACATGGGTTATATCGCATATTGCCCCAAATGCCTTAATCGTCAGGTTTTTAGAGGAGTAACTCCGCGCATACCCATTAAGTGTCCAGAATGTGAAGAAAGGTGGGATCTTAGTGGACCATTATGGATTGGTAAAATTCAAGATTCTGATTTTATTTTGAGCATGTTAAACACTGCACCTAAGTTAAATCTGAACACCAAAAATAATGTCTTAAAACTCCTAAAAAAGTGTCATGAGGAGGCGAATGCCCCCCCTACATTTTATGACTTACATGTTATTTGTAAAAAGTTGAAAACAAGTGCCCCTCCCCTTGATTCAACTATGAATTTGATTGAAGAAGAAGGATACCAAGTTTACAAAACCCACTTTAATCCTAACGGTGTTAAGACTGATGCACCATTGCCTTTAATTGAAAAAATAATTTTAAATATTAATAGAAATTCCCAAAGAAGGATTTTGAACAACTAAAAAATTTTTCATAAATAAATTGATTTTGTAAATTATACTCTTGATTCAGCCTATCGATAATCAAGCATGTGATTAGTGTAATAGTACTGTAATTCAGGAGCGTGGAGCAGTTCATAATTCCGGTAGGGTAAGCTGATATAGGGGACAATCATACCCTTAATGATGTAATAATATGCGGCAAATCTACCGTACTCTTGCCAAGTTATATAAAAATAAAGAGGGAACCCGCAACCTTGGATAAATATAGGATTTCCTGAACGGGCAGTTCCGTGCCATACCATGGGTATCGGTCCTTGTTGCCCATTTCGAGCAGCTAAATCCAATATATATTGACGTGCCTCGCTCCAACTATTAAATTCCATGTTATCTGCCTTAAATTTATACCTACCCTCCTGTGGTCCGTATAGTGCTAGATTTATTGAATCATCATAGTTTGTGGGATCAGCAGCACCAGTCCCATTGGTGTCAATTAATGCCATTTCGATTATCATTACATCACCCTCCATGTAACTATGATAACCAGAATCTCCTGCAAAATGAACAACCAAAGCACATTTAGAACCTCTTTCCTTAGCATATTCTGCTAAAAGTTGAGAATGAGGATGTCCGGGGAACATGTCAGGGTTAGCAAGTTTTACGAAGCCCAGTCTACCCACTGGTTCAAATGGACCCACAGCAGTTGAAATAAGAAGGTATCCTCCAAATATCGCCAGGACTGCTAATAATAATACTTGCCATTTCATTGACACACCCAAATTCATGAATCTTTTCTAGAAAACATTAAGGGATTGACGTTATTTTTCTTATCCATATATCATTATTATTACTTTTTAAGATTTGTGTTTTCTCCATGATTTTGGCCAAGATTGTATAATTAATCTAAGGTACTGGTTCGCCGGACAAATAATAATATATTTGATAAAAAAATTCTCTGGTAAATAAAAAATTAAATTGAATATCTAATCCTTAAGTTTCCATAATTTAGTTTCATCAGCATAGATAGTAACTAATAAAAATGAACAAAGATATATTAAAATGAACATTGGTTTTGTGCCAATTTTGAGGGTTAATATATGGATATAGGATATTTAACTTCTGATGCAGCGAAATATTCCTCAAAAAGCTTGAAAAAAGTGTTGATTTTGGGAATATTATTTTTAATCAGCTTTTTAATTGTGCCTGCTTTTCTATCCATGGGGTATCTATTTAGAGTTCTGAAATTGTCCATAGATGGTGTTGACAATCTTCCTGATTTTGAAAGATGGGGTGAGATGTTTGTTGATGGTTTGAAGGTTTTTGTTGTGCAATTGACTTACTTTATCATCCCGTTTGCCTTCATATTCATTGGCTTGTGGACTTCAATCACTTCACTAATGGCTCTTCAGGATGCTGGAAGTACGATAGATCCCACGTTTTCTTTGAGTTTAACATGGGGATTAATCTTTTTGGGATTAGCTATGGCAGTAATTTTTGGAGCTTTCTTTACCATTGCCTTGGCAAACATGGCCTACTATGATGGAGAAATCATGGCAGCATTCCGGTTCAAAGAGATATTGGACACTATTTCTAATATTAGCTGGGTAGACTTTATTGTGTGGTATGTGGTGATGATAACCATCGGTTTAAGCATGTTAGTTACAGCCATTATAATTGGATTAATACCCATATTAGGTCTAATTATTAGCATATTAGCCATTTATCCCTACATTAATCTGTTATTCGCCAGAGCTTTGGGCCTGTTGTTCTTGTCAAGTTTTGAAAATCAGAACAAAAAAAATAATCATAAAATAACATAATAGATTCATAGATAATAGTGAAAAAACCTCTTACTCTGTAGAAACTATGTTTACAGTATTTTTCTGGCATTTTTCTTTGCTGTTGCAACACTGACATTTGTAAAGAGCATAATTACAAATATAACTATAACCAATAGGACCCATTATTAGTAGTAGTGAGTTTGCAACATACGATTCAACGAAATATTGGAACGAATTAATATCATTGGTTGTGGAAACTACAAAATATGGTTTATTGTCCTGTTTTCAATGCCGCAGGCCATAAACTTGTCACTGCTGGAGAGATATTGGCAGTTTTCATTGAGAGTTCATGATAATTTGCTGAATATCCTATTTAATCTTACTACAATCCACGTCTGTTACTTTAACCTTAAAATTGCTCATAAAGACGTACACTGAATAATTTGACTCGAATATAGCCCTATTCATCATTTTTGTATTTATCTAAGATACATAATCCAGAATAAGATAGGATTTTTTTGTGCATAATGATGCTCCAATATGCTATTTATTCGTGTGAAAACTCCAAAATAGTAATTTTATATAAATTGAAGTGCATATATTAATAATATAATCCAAAATGGATGTGAATAATATGGAAATTGGAGAAATTATATCAGATTCCATCAGTTTTCCATCAACAGACTGGACTAAAGTGTTGATACTGGGGATTATGTTACTAACCAGCTTCATAATTATAATTCCAATATTTATGGTAATGGGCTACTGTTTCCGCATATTGAAAAGTTCACTTGCCGGTTTCAATGAATTACCGGACTTTGAAATGTTGGGCGAAATGTTCGAGGATGGTTTGAAAGTGTTTATTGTAAATTTCATTTATTTCTTAATTCCAACCCTGGTTATAATAATTGGAGGATGGGCTTCTATCGCTTCTGTATCAATTACAGGAATGGCCGATCCTACTATATTTTTTGCACTTTTAGGTGGAGTGTCCATAATTGGATTCATTCTAGCCTTTGTATTTGGACTGATAGCAATAATTGCTATTGTTAACATGGCTTTAAATGACAGTGACTTGGGATCGGCCTTTAGATTCAGGGAAATTCTAGAACAACCATCCATGATTGGGTGGGGAAAATATTTTATATGGTACATTGTGATGATTATCATTGGATTAATTGGCTGCATAATCACGAATTTTCTGAACTTAATTCCACTACTAGGGATAATTTTTGGAATTTTAGTAATTTACCCCTTCCTATGCATATTCTATGCAAGATCAGCAGCTTTGTTCTTCTCATCTAATGTGGAAATATGACTGAATAAAAAAAACCTTCGTTTCCTCTTTTTATCATCCTTCTATTTTTTTGATACAAACTAGAAAAATAGATACAGTTCAATTACATTTTATTAATATTTTATTAATATTGTCTCAATTTGCTGAATACTGGTTCAGTCAAAAACTGGGTGGTTTTTGATTACCACCTGTAACTTTTTTATAAAATGAATTACATAAATGAATTGTCAATAAATTAATTGGAGGTAAAACAAATGGAAATTGGAGAAATAGTATCTGATTCCGTAAAATATCCCACATCTGATTGGACAAAAATTATAATTTTAGCAGTAATTCTTATAATACCAATCGTTAACTTCATCGGGATAGGTTACGTAATTAGAATAATAAAAGGCACATTAGCTAGTTTGGACGATTTGCCAGATTTTGATGAAGTTGGAGAATTGTTCATTGATGGTTTAAAAGTATTTGTTGTAGGAATTGTATATGCTATTCCTATATGGATAATTTCAGCGATTATAGGCGTTATTATTAGCCTAATACTCCCCGCATCAACGACAACTTACGTGGACACGACTTCAACTGCCCTTTTAGCCACAATGATGGCTTCATATGCAGCATTAATTGTAGCTGCGATTATAGTTGGCTTAATAGAAATCGTTGCAATACTTAACTTGGCATATTATGATGGTGATCTCGGTGCTGCCTTCCGCTTCAGCGAAATCTTAAATTACATATCTACAATCGGCTGGGGAAAATACATAATAACCTACATCGTTATTGCATTAATATGTGCAGTGATAATGGCGGTAGCAGGAATTGTAGGAGCTTTATTGATTGGTATCGGCATGATCATTACAATACCACTTGCTATGTCCTTCTGTTATATGTTTGGAGCCCGCGCTATAACAACGTTATTTGCAGATGCCTTAGCTGAAACCGCTTAATATTAAAAAAATTCTTTTTTTTATTTTTTTTTTTAACTTGTGATTAATTCTTGTTTATTGGTCTTTTTGAAAAATGATCTAAAATAGATATTTGAAAAAAACCAAAAAAATAAATTAATATTGAATAAATTTTATATGGCCCAGATGAATTTTTTAAAGCAACAATATTTTTTCAAAAGGAGCAATATATGCCAAAATTAATAAAAGGCATCGAAAGTTTTATTCCATTTACTATTAACTACGAATATTACAAGTGGTTTTACTACCTAAAAACACAACTCCTTATAGAACGTAGTTTTCAGATTTTTGAGCATAATTTCTCATATTGGGTTCCATATCAATTTTATTGGTGCAAAACCGACACCTACCATCAATCTTGCCCTCCTTTACCAACTCGTTTTATCACATTTTTGTGGTTTCTTCCTTTAAACCTCCTCTTATCACTTGAAACTGACTTATGCAAACTTTATTCTAACAATTTAAATCAATGTTAGTATGGTGACCTGCCTAATTATAATAATTATGAACAATGATTATATTAATAAGTGAGTGAGATGAAAGAAGGAAGAAAAAAAAATAGTCCGGTAGAACTTGATGACATCGACCGAAGAATCATTAAATTATTCAGTGAAGACGGTAGAATGTCTTATAGAAAAATTGCCAAAGACCTCAATATCTCCATAGGCACAGTCCACAATCGTATGGAAAAATTAAACAAAAATGGAGTGATACAGAAATTCGCCCCAGTACTTGATCACAGTAAATTAGGTTACAACCTCACCACCATCATTGGGGTGCAAGTTAAAGGAGGAGTTCTAGAAAACTGGGAAGACATGACATCTTATCATAAAAATGTGCTCTGCATGTACGATGTCACAGGCGAATTCGATGCAATACTCATTGCCCGGTTTAAAGACACTGCTGAACTTGACCAATTCATTAAAAAATTACATAAAGAACCAGATGTGCAGAGAACTTACACCCAAACCGTGCTAAATATTGTTAAAGAAGACTTAAATTCAAGTAAAATGTTGTAGATAAGTTAAGATACTTAAATAGCATATCTTTGTCAAATATACCTTTGGAGGTTTTTTGTGTGATTTCATTGGTACACTCCCCCAAATACGCAAAGCATCAAACTAAAAACCATCCGGAGAACCCAGAAAGGCTCGAAGTTTTAATGAATTCTCTCAGAGAAGAAGGCTTGCTGGATAAAATAGATATTCATCAACCAAGCTCGGCCAATGAAGAAGATATCTTGCGAGTGCACACACAAGAACATGTACAAAATTTAAAAACCTTCACTGAAAATGGTGGAGGCTATCTGGACTTTGACACTTATGCCTCGCCTCAAAGCTATGAAATTGCAAAATTAGCAGCAGGAGGTGCGATTAAAGCATCAGAACTGATTCTAGAAGAATATGACTTTGCTTACTCCCTGGCACGCCCCCCTGGGCATCATGCCACACCAAACAGGGCCATGGGTTTTTGTTTAATCAACAATCTAGCAGTAGCAATTAAATATATGATGGAAAAGTATGCTCTTGAAAAATTTTTCATACTGGATATTGATGCTCATTATGGAAACGGCACTGCAGAGATATTTTACAATGACCCGAAAGTTCTTTACATCTCAATACACCAAGACCCCCGAACTATTTTTCCTGGAAAGGGATTTATAGGGGAAACTGGCAGCGGGGAAGGAGAAGGTTTTAATATAAATATACCTATGCCCCCTGGTTCAAAAACCTTAGATTACACTTATGTGCTTGAAAATATAATAGAACCAGTTTGCAACCAGTTCAAAGCGGACTTTTATTATCTGGATGTGGGATTTGACGGACACCAAAAAGATCACTTGTCTAGTCTACTTTTAGATGATAATTTTTACCCATGGATTGCCGGATATATGCAAAAAATTACCCCAAAAATGACACTTATCTTGGAAGGTGGTTACACCAATCATGGCATGGCCCAGTCCAACTTGAAAATGATAAAGGTGTTAATGGATAAAAGCGTCAATGAAAGAAAATTGCAACTATCCAGTGACCA
This region of Methanobacterium sp. genomic DNA includes:
- a CDS encoding histone deacetylase; its protein translation is MISLVHSPKYAKHQTKNHPENPERLEVLMNSLREEGLLDKIDIHQPSSANEEDILRVHTQEHVQNLKTFTENGGGYLDFDTYASPQSYEIAKLAAGGAIKASELILEEYDFAYSLARPPGHHATPNRAMGFCLINNLAVAIKYMMEKYALEKFFILDIDAHYGNGTAEIFYNDPKVLYISIHQDPRTIFPGKGFIGETGSGEGEGFNINIPMPPGSKTLDYTYVLENIIEPVCNQFKADFYYLDVGFDGHQKDHLSSLLLDDNFYPWIAGYMQKITPKMTLILEGGYTNHGMAQSNLKMIKVLMDKSVNERKLQLSSDHHMKNETKNIFKQIQDTFSPFFTL
- a CDS encoding tRNA (guanine(26)-N(2))-dimethyltransferase is translated as MDYLFIDEGRVRIKIPQYEKISSKAPVFYNPAMELNRDLSVAALSVYRQSCEQDIAICDAFAGSGIRGIRYSKEINGVSMAVVNDLNPIAVELAHENIANNGLTNVNVCRKEANLLLRTCRGKFDVVDIDPFGTPAPYVESAASSLKAGGLICITATDTSALCGTYKKPCIRKYGSKPLRNEYCHETGIRILAGFLCRTFSKYKKFLKFKFSHSTEHYMRLYAIVGKGAENTDKSLENMGYIAYCPKCLNRQVFRGVTPRIPIKCPECEERWDLSGPLWIGKIQDSDFILSMLNTAPKLNLNTKNNVLKLLKKCHEEANAPPTFYDLHVICKKLKTSAPPLDSTMNLIEEEGYQVYKTHFNPNGVKTDAPLPLIEKIILNINRNSQRRILNN
- a CDS encoding DUF4013 domain-containing protein, encoding MEIGEIISDSISFPSTDWTKVLILGIMLLTSFIIIIPIFMVMGYCFRILKSSLAGFNELPDFEMLGEMFEDGLKVFIVNFIYFLIPTLVIIIGGWASIASVSITGMADPTIFFALLGGVSIIGFILAFVFGLIAIIAIVNMALNDSDLGSAFRFREILEQPSMIGWGKYFIWYIVMIIIGLIGCIITNFLNLIPLLGIIFGILVIYPFLCIFYARSAALFFSSNVEI
- a CDS encoding DUF4013 domain-containing protein, which produces MEIGEIVSDSVKYPTSDWTKIIILAVILIIPIVNFIGIGYVIRIIKGTLASLDDLPDFDEVGELFIDGLKVFVVGIVYAIPIWIISAIIGVIISLILPASTTTYVDTTSTALLATMMASYAALIVAAIIVGLIEIVAILNLAYYDGDLGAAFRFSEILNYISTIGWGKYIITYIVIALICAVIMAVAGIVGALLIGIGMIITIPLAMSFCYMFGARAITTLFADALAETA
- a CDS encoding DUF4013 domain-containing protein gives rise to the protein MDIGYLTSDAAKYSSKSLKKVLILGILFLISFLIVPAFLSMGYLFRVLKLSIDGVDNLPDFERWGEMFVDGLKVFVVQLTYFIIPFAFIFIGLWTSITSLMALQDAGSTIDPTFSLSLTWGLIFLGLAMAVIFGAFFTIALANMAYYDGEIMAAFRFKEILDTISNISWVDFIVWYVVMITIGLSMLVTAIIIGLIPILGLIISILAIYPYINLLFARALGLLFLSSFENQNKKNNHKIT
- a CDS encoding Lrp/AsnC family transcriptional regulator yields the protein MKEGRKKNSPVELDDIDRRIIKLFSEDGRMSYRKIAKDLNISIGTVHNRMEKLNKNGVIQKFAPVLDHSKLGYNLTTIIGVQVKGGVLENWEDMTSYHKNVLCMYDVTGEFDAILIARFKDTAELDQFIKKLHKEPDVQRTYTQTVLNIVKEDLNSSKML